A single window of Bombus affinis isolate iyBomAffi1 chromosome 15, iyBomAffi1.2, whole genome shotgun sequence DNA harbors:
- the LOC126925134 gene encoding uncharacterized protein LOC126925134 isoform X1, with product MDKCTNDAIVSVNYKKAETHYSKSLLRNYFKYWNNCVSMTNKKGALLEKSVAFYNIYCLKNCIINWKLYVALQKEKKIIKDKIDKARKFYAKKVLQTFIRIWINSCEFILQKNKIAHAVMHYKSKLLIKYFDAWKIYHEYKLKKLNIEEHVSVYNKTKLLKRYFDHFISCVNESIMEKTMNENVEMFYNFKLVQKTFFAWQDWYNMSLQNSIKNHEIRNIFENRKKSIMFNNWRLYIIKKKCKRRKILTADNFYEKKLAIKTLKKFYDYAAYRKGKRIRLSYLNDKSMEIMRRLQYIYIEKWRNALYSVIQEKQKLYRAIQFWELNVTRKYFSNWIEFSRQYKIKMVRKQELNEIAIRFLLKRFILHWHSKLQDVLYIRKKEFLAISMMEHKILRKYFLLWEQYITQKVKMNDDVKVAMKLHKQLLLREGLKEILRNSLYNIDYQRDLQLKNAVMRSFQNFEILKEYFDKWHSFVYLKKKSVPVCKITDSDEFQFKRIQIPCNDRYNNFETCLVLPEYMMKKDTILDAYNSFHKFSRKSWLFDSF from the exons ATGGATAAGTGCACTAATGACGCTATAGTTTCTGTCAATTATAAAAAAGCAGAGACACATTATTCTaaatctttattgagaaattattttaaatattggaATAATTGTGTTTCAATGACAAATAAGAAAGGAGCCTTATTAGAAAAATCCGTTGCTTTCTACAATATATATTGTTTGaaaaactgtattataaattggAAATTATATGTAGCGTtacaaaaggagaaaaaaattataaaagataaaattgataag GCACGTAAATTTTATGCAAAGAAAGTTTTACAAACTTTCATAAGAATTTGGATTAATAGTTgtgaatttatattacaaaaaaataaaatagcacATGCAGTTATGcattataaaagtaaattgttaataaaatattttgatgcttGGAAAATATATCATGAATACAAACTAAAGAAGTTAAATATAGAAGAACATGTTTCGGTatacaataaaacaaaattgTTAAAACGATATTTTGATCATTTTATATCG TGTGTAAATGAATCCATCATGGAGAAGACAATGAATGAAAATGTCGAAATGTTTTACAACTTCAAACTTGTACAAAAGACATTCTTCGCATGGCAAGACTGGTATAATATGAGtctacaaaattcaataaaaaatcATGAGATTAGAAACATATTTGAAAACAGAAAAAAGAGTATAATGTTCAATAATTGgcgtttatatataattaaaaaaaaatgcaaaagaagaaagatacttACAGCggacaatttttatgaaaaaaaatTGGCAATTAAAACTTTAAAGAAGTTTTATGATTATGCTGCTTATAGAAAAGGGAAAAGAATTAGATTATCTTATTTAAACGATAAAAGTATGGAAATTATGCGACGATTGCAATATATTTACATAGAAAAATGGAGAAATGCGCTTTACAGTGTTATACAAGAGAAACAAAAGTTATATCGAGCGATTCAATTTTGGGAATTGAATGTAACTCGTAAATACTTTTCCAATTGGATAGAATTTTCCCGGcagtacaaaataaaaatggttCGTAAACAAGAATTAAACGAGATTGCCATTCGTTTCCTATTGAAAAGATTCATTTTACATTGGCACTCCAAGTTACAAGATGTTCTCTATATACGTAAAAAAGAATTTCTTGCGATTTCCATGATGGAACACAAAATTTTGAGAAAGTACTTTCTGCTTTGGGAACAGTATATTACACAAAAAGTGAAAATGAACGATGATGTGAAAGTGGCAATGAAATTACATAAACAGCTCTTGTTACGAGAAGGACTTAaagaaattttaagaaattcCCTTTATAATATCGATTACCAACGTGATTTACAATTAAAAAATGCAGTAATGAGGTcatttcaaaattttgaaattttaaaagaatACTTCGATAAGTGGCACTCAttcgtttatttaaaaaagaaatcagTACCTGTCTGCAAAATTACAGATAGCGATGAATTTCAATTTAAGCGTATTCAAATTCCATGTAATGATAGATATAATAATTTCGAAACTTGCTTAGTTTTACCAGAATATATGATGAAAAAAGATACAATTTTAGATGCATATAATTCATTTCACAAGTTTTCGCGAAAAAGCTGGTTATTTGATTCATTTTAA
- the LOC126925134 gene encoding uncharacterized protein LOC126925134 isoform X3 — MDKCTNDAIVSVNYKKAETHYSKSLLRNYFKYWNNCVSMTNKKGALLEKSVAFYNIYCLKNCIINWKLYVALQKEKKIIKDKIDKCVNESIMEKTMNENVEMFYNFKLVQKTFFAWQDWYNMSLQNSIKNHEIRNIFENRKKSIMFNNWRLYIIKKKCKRRKILTADNFYEKKLAIKTLKKFYDYAAYRKGKRIRLSYLNDKSMEIMRRLQYIYIEKWRNALYSVIQEKQKLYRAIQFWELNVTRKYFSNWIEFSRQYKIKMVRKQELNEIAIRFLLKRFILHWHSKLQDVLYIRKKEFLAISMMEHKILRKYFLLWEQYITQKVKMNDDVKVAMKLHKQLLLREGLKEILRNSLYNIDYQRDLQLKNAVMRSFQNFEILKEYFDKWHSFVYLKKKSVPVCKITDSDEFQFKRIQIPCNDRYNNFETCLVLPEYMMKKDTILDAYNSFHKFSRKSWLFDSF; from the exons ATGGATAAGTGCACTAATGACGCTATAGTTTCTGTCAATTATAAAAAAGCAGAGACACATTATTCTaaatctttattgagaaattattttaaatattggaATAATTGTGTTTCAATGACAAATAAGAAAGGAGCCTTATTAGAAAAATCCGTTGCTTTCTACAATATATATTGTTTGaaaaactgtattataaattggAAATTATATGTAGCGTtacaaaaggagaaaaaaattataaaagataaaattgataag TGTGTAAATGAATCCATCATGGAGAAGACAATGAATGAAAATGTCGAAATGTTTTACAACTTCAAACTTGTACAAAAGACATTCTTCGCATGGCAAGACTGGTATAATATGAGtctacaaaattcaataaaaaatcATGAGATTAGAAACATATTTGAAAACAGAAAAAAGAGTATAATGTTCAATAATTGgcgtttatatataattaaaaaaaaatgcaaaagaagaaagatacttACAGCggacaatttttatgaaaaaaaatTGGCAATTAAAACTTTAAAGAAGTTTTATGATTATGCTGCTTATAGAAAAGGGAAAAGAATTAGATTATCTTATTTAAACGATAAAAGTATGGAAATTATGCGACGATTGCAATATATTTACATAGAAAAATGGAGAAATGCGCTTTACAGTGTTATACAAGAGAAACAAAAGTTATATCGAGCGATTCAATTTTGGGAATTGAATGTAACTCGTAAATACTTTTCCAATTGGATAGAATTTTCCCGGcagtacaaaataaaaatggttCGTAAACAAGAATTAAACGAGATTGCCATTCGTTTCCTATTGAAAAGATTCATTTTACATTGGCACTCCAAGTTACAAGATGTTCTCTATATACGTAAAAAAGAATTTCTTGCGATTTCCATGATGGAACACAAAATTTTGAGAAAGTACTTTCTGCTTTGGGAACAGTATATTACACAAAAAGTGAAAATGAACGATGATGTGAAAGTGGCAATGAAATTACATAAACAGCTCTTGTTACGAGAAGGACTTAaagaaattttaagaaattcCCTTTATAATATCGATTACCAACGTGATTTACAATTAAAAAATGCAGTAATGAGGTcatttcaaaattttgaaattttaaaagaatACTTCGATAAGTGGCACTCAttcgtttatttaaaaaagaaatcagTACCTGTCTGCAAAATTACAGATAGCGATGAATTTCAATTTAAGCGTATTCAAATTCCATGTAATGATAGATATAATAATTTCGAAACTTGCTTAGTTTTACCAGAATATATGATGAAAAAAGATACAATTTTAGATGCATATAATTCATTTCACAAGTTTTCGCGAAAAAGCTGGTTATTTGATTCATTTTAA
- the LOC126925134 gene encoding uncharacterized protein LOC126925134 isoform X2, producing the protein MDKCTNDAIVSVNYKKAETHYSKSLLRNYFKYWNNCVSMTNKKGALLEKSVAFYNIYCLKNCIINWKLYVALQKEKKIIKDKIDKARKFYAKKVLQTFIRIWINSCEFILQKNKIAHAVMHYKSKLLIKYFDAWKIYHEYKLKKLNIEEHVSCVNESIMEKTMNENVEMFYNFKLVQKTFFAWQDWYNMSLQNSIKNHEIRNIFENRKKSIMFNNWRLYIIKKKCKRRKILTADNFYEKKLAIKTLKKFYDYAAYRKGKRIRLSYLNDKSMEIMRRLQYIYIEKWRNALYSVIQEKQKLYRAIQFWELNVTRKYFSNWIEFSRQYKIKMVRKQELNEIAIRFLLKRFILHWHSKLQDVLYIRKKEFLAISMMEHKILRKYFLLWEQYITQKVKMNDDVKVAMKLHKQLLLREGLKEILRNSLYNIDYQRDLQLKNAVMRSFQNFEILKEYFDKWHSFVYLKKKSVPVCKITDSDEFQFKRIQIPCNDRYNNFETCLVLPEYMMKKDTILDAYNSFHKFSRKSWLFDSF; encoded by the exons ATGGATAAGTGCACTAATGACGCTATAGTTTCTGTCAATTATAAAAAAGCAGAGACACATTATTCTaaatctttattgagaaattattttaaatattggaATAATTGTGTTTCAATGACAAATAAGAAAGGAGCCTTATTAGAAAAATCCGTTGCTTTCTACAATATATATTGTTTGaaaaactgtattataaattggAAATTATATGTAGCGTtacaaaaggagaaaaaaattataaaagataaaattgataag GCACGTAAATTTTATGCAAAGAAAGTTTTACAAACTTTCATAAGAATTTGGATTAATAGTTgtgaatttatattacaaaaaaataaaatagcacATGCAGTTATGcattataaaagtaaattgttaataaaatattttgatgcttGGAAAATATATCATGAATACAAACTAAAGAAGTTAAATATAGAAGAACATGTTTCG TGTGTAAATGAATCCATCATGGAGAAGACAATGAATGAAAATGTCGAAATGTTTTACAACTTCAAACTTGTACAAAAGACATTCTTCGCATGGCAAGACTGGTATAATATGAGtctacaaaattcaataaaaaatcATGAGATTAGAAACATATTTGAAAACAGAAAAAAGAGTATAATGTTCAATAATTGgcgtttatatataattaaaaaaaaatgcaaaagaagaaagatacttACAGCggacaatttttatgaaaaaaaatTGGCAATTAAAACTTTAAAGAAGTTTTATGATTATGCTGCTTATAGAAAAGGGAAAAGAATTAGATTATCTTATTTAAACGATAAAAGTATGGAAATTATGCGACGATTGCAATATATTTACATAGAAAAATGGAGAAATGCGCTTTACAGTGTTATACAAGAGAAACAAAAGTTATATCGAGCGATTCAATTTTGGGAATTGAATGTAACTCGTAAATACTTTTCCAATTGGATAGAATTTTCCCGGcagtacaaaataaaaatggttCGTAAACAAGAATTAAACGAGATTGCCATTCGTTTCCTATTGAAAAGATTCATTTTACATTGGCACTCCAAGTTACAAGATGTTCTCTATATACGTAAAAAAGAATTTCTTGCGATTTCCATGATGGAACACAAAATTTTGAGAAAGTACTTTCTGCTTTGGGAACAGTATATTACACAAAAAGTGAAAATGAACGATGATGTGAAAGTGGCAATGAAATTACATAAACAGCTCTTGTTACGAGAAGGACTTAaagaaattttaagaaattcCCTTTATAATATCGATTACCAACGTGATTTACAATTAAAAAATGCAGTAATGAGGTcatttcaaaattttgaaattttaaaagaatACTTCGATAAGTGGCACTCAttcgtttatttaaaaaagaaatcagTACCTGTCTGCAAAATTACAGATAGCGATGAATTTCAATTTAAGCGTATTCAAATTCCATGTAATGATAGATATAATAATTTCGAAACTTGCTTAGTTTTACCAGAATATATGATGAAAAAAGATACAATTTTAGATGCATATAATTCATTTCACAAGTTTTCGCGAAAAAGCTGGTTATTTGATTCATTTTAA
- the LOC126925148 gene encoding uncharacterized protein LOC126925148 isoform X1 codes for MMDSFTHYMEKIKSTKNNDMAEKILKAILYSCESANKNLENSKEYKKLLEENKFLPSNDIFNALCLSLTKLLTYKVSKEAYQRYTVRLHVIEVLREWCKINDNFQNFKVLRDEKQSLTLLKSLLKKYLTDDTLDSCDSSDNLLSLISALICLASTDSYYKCYIEKSILKLAELETCDESEYLLCYAVQENSSLDLKLSTIETIYESQKCKLIEQPLLNNFISSCIDLNKDDNTDDLENINLIDQLFKFATKSSYIFLLICAFLKELLVQLDHAPTVVNFIQSILKSIKKHCEKQNKDIVDLYPRNMQSLVILLQIEPTHHTDDSKNGTLRMLKDIYMEDEDTVTTLLSHYPLWLKLFGQLLSPSDGMMHSYNEELNRL; via the exons ATGATGGATTCATTTACACACTATATGGAAAAAATAAAATCTACTAAGAACAATG ATATGGCTGAAAAGATCCTGAAAGCAATATTATATAGTTGTGAAAGTGCTAATAAGAATCTAGAAAATTCAAAGGAATATAAAAAGCTACTAGAAGAGAATAAATTCCTACCATCTAACGATATATTCAATGCACTATGTTTATCTTTAACAAAATTATTGACATATAAGGTATCAAAGGAGGCatatcaacgttatactgtgAGACTTCATGTAATC GAAGTTCTACGAGAATGGTGTAAAATCAATgacaattttcaaaatttcaaagtaCTCAGAGATGAAAAGCAAAGCTTAACGTTATTGAAAAGCTTGttgaagaaatatttaacaGATGATACCTTGGACAGCTGTGACTCGAGCGATAATCTATTATCCTTAATCAGTGCTTTAATATGCCTGGCATCCACAGATTCATACTATAAGTGTTACATAGAAAAGTCGATACTAAAACTAGCAGAATTAGAAACCTGCGATGAAAGTGAATATTTGTTATGTTATGCTGTACAAGAAAATTCCAGTTTAGACCTCAAACTTTCAACCATAGAAACCATATATGAGTCACAGAAATGCAAATTAATAGAGCAAccgttattaaataatttcatatcaTCGTGTATTGATTTAAATAAAGATGACAATACAGATGATTTAGAGAATATAAATTTGATAGATCAATTATTCAAATTTGCCACTAAATCTTCATATATCTTCTTATTAATATGTGCATTCCTGAAGGAATTATTAGTACAGTTAGATCATGCTCCTACAGTTGTGAATTTTATACAGTCAATTTTAAAAAGCATTAAGAAACATTGTGAAAAGCAAAATAAAGATATTGTAGACCTTTACCCAAGAAATATGCAATCCCTtgttattttactacaaatagAACCTACACATCACACAGATGATTCTAAAAATGGAACATTAAGGATGCTAAAGGATATTTATATGGAAGATGAAGATACTGTAACAACTCTATTATCACATTATCCGCTGTGGTTGAAGTTATTTGGACAACTTTTGAGTCCAAGTGACGGGATGATGCATTCATATAACGAGGAATTGAATCGTTTATAg
- the LOC126925148 gene encoding uncharacterized protein LOC126925148 isoform X2, producing MAEKILKAILYSCESANKNLENSKEYKKLLEENKFLPSNDIFNALCLSLTKLLTYKVSKEAYQRYTVRLHVIEVLREWCKINDNFQNFKVLRDEKQSLTLLKSLLKKYLTDDTLDSCDSSDNLLSLISALICLASTDSYYKCYIEKSILKLAELETCDESEYLLCYAVQENSSLDLKLSTIETIYESQKCKLIEQPLLNNFISSCIDLNKDDNTDDLENINLIDQLFKFATKSSYIFLLICAFLKELLVQLDHAPTVVNFIQSILKSIKKHCEKQNKDIVDLYPRNMQSLVILLQIEPTHHTDDSKNGTLRMLKDIYMEDEDTVTTLLSHYPLWLKLFGQLLSPSDGMMHSYNEELNRL from the exons ATGGCTGAAAAGATCCTGAAAGCAATATTATATAGTTGTGAAAGTGCTAATAAGAATCTAGAAAATTCAAAGGAATATAAAAAGCTACTAGAAGAGAATAAATTCCTACCATCTAACGATATATTCAATGCACTATGTTTATCTTTAACAAAATTATTGACATATAAGGTATCAAAGGAGGCatatcaacgttatactgtgAGACTTCATGTAATC GAAGTTCTACGAGAATGGTGTAAAATCAATgacaattttcaaaatttcaaagtaCTCAGAGATGAAAAGCAAAGCTTAACGTTATTGAAAAGCTTGttgaagaaatatttaacaGATGATACCTTGGACAGCTGTGACTCGAGCGATAATCTATTATCCTTAATCAGTGCTTTAATATGCCTGGCATCCACAGATTCATACTATAAGTGTTACATAGAAAAGTCGATACTAAAACTAGCAGAATTAGAAACCTGCGATGAAAGTGAATATTTGTTATGTTATGCTGTACAAGAAAATTCCAGTTTAGACCTCAAACTTTCAACCATAGAAACCATATATGAGTCACAGAAATGCAAATTAATAGAGCAAccgttattaaataatttcatatcaTCGTGTATTGATTTAAATAAAGATGACAATACAGATGATTTAGAGAATATAAATTTGATAGATCAATTATTCAAATTTGCCACTAAATCTTCATATATCTTCTTATTAATATGTGCATTCCTGAAGGAATTATTAGTACAGTTAGATCATGCTCCTACAGTTGTGAATTTTATACAGTCAATTTTAAAAAGCATTAAGAAACATTGTGAAAAGCAAAATAAAGATATTGTAGACCTTTACCCAAGAAATATGCAATCCCTtgttattttactacaaatagAACCTACACATCACACAGATGATTCTAAAAATGGAACATTAAGGATGCTAAAGGATATTTATATGGAAGATGAAGATACTGTAACAACTCTATTATCACATTATCCGCTGTGGTTGAAGTTATTTGGACAACTTTTGAGTCCAAGTGACGGGATGATGCATTCATATAACGAGGAATTGAATCGTTTATAg